A region of the bacterium genome:
TTACTTTGGCAGTGGAGTAGATACGCGAAAGATGCAAAACCTGCAGAAAAACCCAAGTATAGCACTGGTTTTTGCGACTCCTAAGCTAGGCGTGCAGATCGAGGGACAGGCCAGCATTGCTAGCGTGGATGAAATAGAGCGTATCAAAGCCACGCACATTGCGCGTAACCCTTTCTCAGCAAAGTTTGCTCATAATCCAGATCAGCGCTACGTGGTGGTCCGCCCGAAGTGGGCGCGATTGACCGATTATCGGGATGGAGAAAGTATTCATGAGGTCAAATGGCAATGATTATCGATACGCATGCCCACTTACAGTTTCGGACGCGCAAAGGCACGACAGGTGTCGCTGTTGGCTTTGAAGACATGGCAGATGTCTTGGAGCGGGCGCAGGAATCAGGCGTAACAGACATTATAAACGTCGGTGTGACCCCTGAGGATAGTCGCGCAGCTCTGCGATTAGCGAATGACAAGCAATGGGCAGCCGTACGTACGGGTGTGCGTTTGCACGCCACAGCCGGCATTCACCCGCATGATGCTGGACTCGGTGATCAAGCGCTCGACCTTATCCATGATATGGCCGAAGATGTAATTGCGATCGGAGAGTGTGGTCTGGACTATTTTAAGAATTCAGTGGCCATTGATCCGCAAGAGCATATGTTGCGCTCGCAGGTCGAAATAGCGCTGGAGCATAATCTGCCAGTTGTCTTCCATGTGCGTGACGCGTGGGATGATTTCTTTCGGGTACTGGATGATTATCCCAAGTTGCGTGGCGTGATACATAGTTTTACTGGCCATTCTGAAGAAGTGCAACGTGCATTAGCTCATCCTGGGGAGATGTACTTTGGGCTTAACGGTATCATGACATTTACCAGAGATGAGGCTCAATTGATAGCAGCTCGTGCCATACCGATGGAGCGACTCTTGCTCGAGACGGACTGTCCGTTTCTTGCGCCTGCTCCATATCGTGGTAAACGTAATGAACCGGCTTATCTTCCGGCGGTGGCCGAGTTCCTTAGTTCATTACATGGGGTCGACGTCGCTGAGATTGCGCGTCTCACAACCGCAAATGCGCATGAACTATTTGGTATAGGCGACTAATAACATGGCTCGCTATTATTTTGATTATGCTGCAGCAACCCCGCTCGACCCTGATGCGGCACGTGCCATGCATGAGGCAGAAGTATTGGTTGGGAACCCAGCTAGTTTGCACGCCGTTGGGCGCGCCGCGCGGTCATTGCTCGACCGAGCACGCAAGGATATCGCGCGGGTTTTGAACGCTCGCGAAACCGAGATTGTGTTTACGAGTACCGCTACAGAAGCTGATAATCTGGCGATTTTTGGTGTGGTTACGGCCAGTGGAGAAGAGCAAGCCGAAGTGCTCGTAGCGCCAACCGAACATGCGGCTGTGCGTCGAGTGACCGATGTGGTTCGCGCTAGTGGCTTTGCCTGTAAGGACTTGCCGCTGACCGAACATGGTTTGTGTGATGTGGCCGCTCTAGAAAAGATGATAACCGACAAAACAATATTGATCACGATCGGGTATGTGACCAGTGAAGTTGGGATAATTCAGCCAGTCGGCGAGATCGCCAAGCTTGTGCGTAAGCTGCGCGAGACACGTGTTGCGCGCGGAATCACGACCCCGCTGATCTTGCATACCGATGCCTCTGCAGCAGCTGGATTACTGACACTCGGGGTTGATCGGCTGGGTGTTGACCTCATGACATTGAGCTCGCCAAAGGTCTATGGCCCACACGGCGCGGCTGCGCTGTATGTACGTAGCGGCACACCACTTACTCCCCACACTATCGGTGGGGGGCAGGAGCGGGGCCTGCGAGCTGGGACAGAAAATGTACCTGCTATTGTAGGGTTCGCGGCGGCGCTAACGAAGGCCGAACGTATGCGCAAGGACGAGCTCAAACGGCTTGAACCCTTACGTGATGAGTTGTGGAGTAAACTACGTGTCATGAATGGCATTCGTCGCAACGGTGATCGCAACCAGCTGGCGAATACGCTGAATGTAAGCATTGCAGATCAAGATGGCGAAGATCTTGTATTGCGCCTCGACGCACTCGGCTTTGCGGTCGCAACAGGCGCAGCTTGTGCAGAGTCATCTCGCGAGCCTAGTCAGGTTTTGCTCGGTCTCGGTTATGATGAAGCTCGAGCTCAGAGTTCGCTACGCATCACACTAGGGCGAGATACAACCGAGGCAGCTGTTTCGGCGCTCGCCAAAGCTATCAAAAAAGTCGTACAATAAGCATATGCAACATCGTAGTCGAACTGCGCTGGCGTGCTTCTCGCCGCTGGTTATGTTCTTGACCTTCAGCTTTGAATTGGTGGCGGCAGTTTGGGTAATACTGCGCTACAAGTTTGATCGTCGCTCTGCGGTTATGGTCGCGCTGCTCGTTTTTTTGGCTATTTTTCAAATAGCCGAATATCGGGTTTGCGCACAAGCTGGAGATCAGGCGTGGGCTCGTATAGGGTTCGTAGCTACGGCTCTTCTCATTCCGCTAGGCGCAAGTCTCGTGAATGCAATTTCTCACGATCAACTTGGCCTGCGGCTTGAACAAGTACTGTGGGGGTTGGCGGCAGGGTTCATAGCTTGGTTTCTTATAGATCCGTCAAGCGTGCAGTTTGTATGGTGTGGCGGGAATTATTCCATCTACCACCTCGCACCAGTGCTTGGTACGCTCTATGCTATTTTCTACTTCGGTGCACTGGCACTCATACTCGTGCAGATTAACCGCCGCATGCATACAAGGTTATCAGCAGCAAAAGCCCGAGGGTTGATGGGGATCGGTGTTGGCATGTCGGCGTTTATTATCCCGACCCTGGTTGTAAATCTCTTGGATCCGACAACACTGCGAGCAATCCCGTCGATCTTGTGTGGGTTTGCCGTTATCTTTGCACTATTCTTGGTCGGTGTGGTAGCCCCGGCCGTATTACATCCACGAAAGGGCTGGTGTGAGCTCCGAGCGTAATCATCGTAAGTATTCCTGGCGCTATCGTCTGCGACGTCTTATCTTTGGCCTAGCTTTACTTGTAGGCGTGTCATTGCTTGCGATCTTCGGATCGGCATTTTATCTATCACCTCAGGATCAGCTTACAAAGGCGGATGCAATTGTCGTAATATCGGGCGGACAGACGCGTACTCGAGCAGAACGCGGCATTGAACTCTACAAGCAAGGCTGGGCACCAACGCTTGTGTTTTCGGGGGCGGCACTTGATAGCGGTCCAAGCAATGCGCACGAAATGCGCTTGCAGGCACTCCGAGCTGGCGTGCCGGATGAGGCAATTCTCAGTGATGAAGATGCTCGTACTACATACGAAAATGCGGTAAATACAAAACGCATGCTAGAGGCGAGTGACGCACGTTCAATAATATTAGTTACCTCACCATATCATCAGCGACGGGCTAACATGACATTTCGTTATTTATATGGTGATGAGTTTAAGATTATCAATCAATCTTCCTTCGACAATCGTTGGAGTAAGGCGGCCTGGTGGGCAACGCCATTTGGGGTGTATATTACTGCCAGTGAGTTGGCTAAAGTGCTCTACATATCTACCACAAACCAGTACCAGTAGGGCCTTGACATATACGTGATAAATCTCTATCATTAGTCAGCATACACATTGCACCTATGTAATTGGTCGTTTGAGTCATGAGGGGGGTCGCCTGTCAGGGAGAAGGTGATTGACCTAGGGCTCAAACCCTGCGGGACGGTTCGGAGTTCGGGGAGTGCCCGAGCCGTCCCGCCACATCGCGCATTCCGCATGTCGGAGTGCAAAGCTTGACAACGCTCGCCCACACGCCGGGGTGGACTTCAATGAGCTGTCTCGCTTCGGGTGGCCTAGAAACAGGTGCACAGACCTTCATCGGCCTGTTCTGGGTCATCCGGCGATCGCGCTGACTTCGTGTCAGCCACAATCTCAGCTGTAGGTGCGGACTGAGATGGCTGGTCCCGGGGCGAGAGTCCCGGGACCAGCACGCCGTTGTTCCAAGTATGGGGCAACGGATTTTTTATATTATCAATCTATATGCATACAGATACCAGCATCGTTAGTCAAGCAACAGTGTACGTCGGTCTTTCCGGTGGCGTTGATTCGAGTGTGGCAGCGCTGCTCTTGCAGCGCGCTGGTTACCATGTTGTGGGTGTCTATATGAAGAATTGGACACAAGATATTGCAGGCAATGAGTGCCCTTGGGAAGCTGATCTGCGAAGTGCTAAAAGCGTTGCTGCCCATCTCGATATCGAGCTGATGATATTTGATCTACAGTCGGAGTACAAACAGCTGGTTGTTGATGAAATGGTAGCTGCATACCGGGCTGGACAAACTCCAAATCCAGATGTGTTATGCAATCAAGATATTAAGTTTCGTATATTCTATGATCTGTGCCGAGCCGA
Encoded here:
- a CDS encoding pyridoxamine 5'-phosphate oxidase family protein — protein: MNTDDIFGLLDQFSHMTVATIAGDRPQAATVGFSFDLSRNEIYFGSGVDTRKMQNLQKNPSIALVFATPKLGVQIEGQASIASVDEIERIKATHIARNPFSAKFAHNPDQRYVVVRPKWARLTDYRDGESIHEVKWQ
- a CDS encoding TatD family hydrolase, which codes for MAMIIDTHAHLQFRTRKGTTGVAVGFEDMADVLERAQESGVTDIINVGVTPEDSRAALRLANDKQWAAVRTGVRLHATAGIHPHDAGLGDQALDLIHDMAEDVIAIGECGLDYFKNSVAIDPQEHMLRSQVEIALEHNLPVVFHVRDAWDDFFRVLDDYPKLRGVIHSFTGHSEEVQRALAHPGEMYFGLNGIMTFTRDEAQLIAARAIPMERLLLETDCPFLAPAPYRGKRNEPAYLPAVAEFLSSLHGVDVAEIARLTTANAHELFGIGD
- a CDS encoding cysteine desulfurase yields the protein MARYYFDYAAATPLDPDAARAMHEAEVLVGNPASLHAVGRAARSLLDRARKDIARVLNARETEIVFTSTATEADNLAIFGVVTASGEEQAEVLVAPTEHAAVRRVTDVVRASGFACKDLPLTEHGLCDVAALEKMITDKTILITIGYVTSEVGIIQPVGEIAKLVRKLRETRVARGITTPLILHTDASAAAGLLTLGVDRLGVDLMTLSSPKVYGPHGAAALYVRSGTPLTPHTIGGGQERGLRAGTENVPAIVGFAAALTKAERMRKDELKRLEPLRDELWSKLRVMNGIRRNGDRNQLANTLNVSIADQDGEDLVLRLDALGFAVATGAACAESSREPSQVLLGLGYDEARAQSSLRITLGRDTTEAAVSALAKAIKKVVQ
- a CDS encoding YdcF family protein, which encodes MSSERNHRKYSWRYRLRRLIFGLALLVGVSLLAIFGSAFYLSPQDQLTKADAIVVISGGQTRTRAERGIELYKQGWAPTLVFSGAALDSGPSNAHEMRLQALRAGVPDEAILSDEDARTTYENAVNTKRMLEASDARSIILVTSPYHQRRANMTFRYLYGDEFKIINQSSFDNRWSKAAWWATPFGVYITASELAKVLYISTTNQYQ